The following proteins come from a genomic window of Streptomyces sp. GS7:
- the dpgA gene encoding 3,5-dihydroxyphenylacetyl-CoA synthase DpgA, with the protein MTVMLAPPHTQPAVHNGTLPSGVLPRIRAVGTAVPPESYTQQDILDIFGVTDERIRSVFLNSAINTRHLTLPPPGPNRERRVETQGELLRKHVNTGIDMGSRALETCVKEAGAGLSDIRYLCCVTSTGFLTPGFSALLIRELGLRVDCSRLDVVGMGCNAGLNALTAVAGWAAAHPGQRAAMVCVESCSSAYVFDGTMRTSVVNSLFGDGAAAILVEAGDAPGQDTSGPALAGFSSRIIPEAADAMRYDWDDDEGKFSFFLDRDVPYVVGAHAEEAVDALLAGAGLRRTDVDHWVVHSGGKKVIDSVRVNLGLTKHDVRHTTGVLRDYGNLSSGSFLFSYERLVAEGTVARGDLGVLMTMGPGSTIETALARW; encoded by the coding sequence ATGACCGTCATGCTCGCACCTCCCCATACCCAACCGGCCGTGCACAACGGCACGTTACCGTCCGGAGTGCTGCCACGGATCCGCGCCGTGGGCACCGCGGTGCCGCCCGAGTCGTACACCCAGCAGGACATCCTCGACATCTTCGGTGTCACCGACGAGCGCATCCGTTCCGTCTTCCTCAACAGCGCGATCAACACCCGGCACCTGACCCTGCCGCCGCCCGGTCCGAACCGCGAACGGCGCGTCGAGACGCAGGGCGAACTGCTGCGCAAGCACGTCAACACCGGAATCGACATGGGCTCCCGCGCTCTGGAGACCTGCGTGAAGGAAGCGGGAGCCGGCCTCTCCGACATCCGCTACCTGTGCTGCGTCACCTCCACCGGCTTCCTCACCCCCGGCTTCAGCGCCCTGTTGATCCGGGAACTCGGGCTCCGGGTGGACTGCTCCCGACTGGACGTGGTCGGGATGGGCTGCAACGCCGGGCTCAACGCCCTGACCGCCGTGGCCGGCTGGGCCGCCGCACACCCGGGCCAGCGGGCCGCCATGGTGTGCGTGGAGTCCTGCTCCTCGGCGTACGTCTTCGACGGCACCATGCGTACGTCGGTCGTCAACAGCCTCTTCGGCGACGGCGCCGCGGCAATTCTCGTCGAGGCCGGCGACGCGCCCGGCCAGGACACCAGCGGCCCCGCGCTGGCGGGCTTCTCCAGCCGGATCATCCCCGAGGCCGCTGACGCCATGCGCTACGACTGGGACGACGACGAGGGCAAGTTCAGCTTCTTCCTCGACCGCGACGTGCCCTACGTGGTCGGCGCCCACGCCGAGGAAGCCGTTGACGCGCTGCTGGCCGGGGCGGGCCTGCGCCGGACGGACGTCGACCACTGGGTGGTGCACTCCGGTGGCAAGAAGGTCATCGACTCGGTCCGGGTCAACCTGGGCCTCACCAAGCACGACGTACGCCACACCACCGGCGTGCTGCGCGACTACGGCAACCTCTCCAGCGGCTCCTTCCTTTTCTCCTACGAGCGCCTGGTCGCCGAGGGAACGGTGGCGCGGGGCGATCTCGGGGTGCTGATGACGATGGGTCCGGGATCGACGATCGAGACGGCACTGGCGCGATGGTGA
- a CDS encoding MFS transporter, with product MQAAETTPPQPTQTSDRGSVLAALVFTFVTNIDMTTVLTMLPVAVFGGTRVAPLTFSLALSIQVVASLIGGIVVPMVFRGVNSGWMLSISALLKSAGFVALLATVHPPGLFVFAVLAGFGRGVSKVAVRVLLTDATVEKDRARAFQLFFVVMNVALLLAPLAAEAADRFHVARYALVLLLLLELAGGAWAGATARRLTSDTGKAKRLAVGGGLGLLLRPGPVAVLAYTLVAYFAMGFIMAMFLLYDEVNPALSGYRELFLSFEPLALIVIQLAMMPVLAQTGRRAVYAGAAITCGTGVLLSFTSSLVLVLLGLALFAFAECLALPQSQVDAGKAVAKEQVSAMLSLVTIMSAVGEMAGNVAAGWIVRNADDLLPSATASAMAVAVVVLAGFAAAGYGIDRAVSAREVA from the coding sequence ATGCAGGCCGCTGAGACGACGCCTCCTCAGCCCACGCAGACCAGCGACCGCGGATCGGTCCTGGCCGCGCTGGTGTTCACGTTCGTCACGAACATCGACATGACCACCGTGCTGACCATGCTGCCCGTGGCGGTCTTCGGCGGTACCCGGGTCGCCCCGCTGACGTTCTCCCTCGCCCTGTCCATCCAGGTCGTCGCCTCGCTGATCGGCGGCATCGTCGTACCGATGGTCTTCCGCGGCGTGAACAGCGGCTGGATGCTGTCCATCTCCGCACTGCTGAAATCGGCCGGTTTCGTGGCGCTGCTGGCCACGGTGCATCCGCCGGGACTGTTCGTCTTCGCGGTGCTCGCGGGGTTCGGCCGCGGGGTCTCGAAGGTCGCGGTGCGGGTGCTGCTGACCGACGCCACCGTGGAGAAGGACCGGGCCAGGGCGTTCCAGCTGTTCTTCGTGGTCATGAACGTGGCGCTGCTGCTGGCCCCGCTGGCCGCCGAGGCCGCCGACCGGTTCCACGTGGCACGGTACGCACTGGTGCTCCTGCTCCTGCTGGAACTGGCGGGCGGTGCCTGGGCCGGCGCGACCGCGCGACGGCTGACCTCGGACACCGGGAAGGCCAAACGGCTCGCCGTCGGAGGCGGCCTCGGGCTGCTGCTGCGCCCCGGACCGGTGGCGGTGCTGGCGTACACGCTGGTCGCGTACTTCGCCATGGGGTTCATCATGGCCATGTTCCTGCTGTACGACGAGGTCAACCCGGCCTTGTCGGGCTACCGGGAGCTGTTCCTGAGCTTCGAGCCGCTGGCGCTGATCGTGATCCAGCTGGCGATGATGCCGGTCCTCGCCCAGACCGGCCGCAGGGCGGTGTACGCCGGGGCCGCGATCACCTGCGGGACCGGGGTGCTGCTGTCGTTCACCTCGTCGCTCGTCCTGGTCCTGCTCGGCCTCGCGCTGTTCGCCTTCGCCGAATGTCTCGCGCTGCCGCAGTCACAGGTCGACGCCGGGAAGGCCGTGGCCAAGGAGCAGGTGTCCGCGATGCTGTCGCTGGTCACCATCATGAGCGCGGTCGGCGAGATGGCGGGCAACGTGGCAGCCGGCTGGATCGTGCGCAACGCGGACGACCTGCTGCCCTCGGCGACCGCGTCGGCCATGGCGGTGGCCGTGGTCGTGCTGGCCGGCTTCGCCGCCGCCGGATACGGCATCGACCGAGCAGTCTCCGCCCGAGAGGTGGCATGA
- a CDS encoding methyltransferase has protein sequence MSGDGVRRRLIGQITAYRTSKCLYAAVELGIPDLLARRPMTAAELAAETRTEVDPLRRVLDHLVVAEALGLDASGAYVGTEASRLLCRDAPDGIANWVRCELQEGYWHSWDRLVEQLRTGTPAFELTHQERFFEWLARSPEISDLFDATMRDGSRDLDGGLAAAIPLRPGQTVVDVGGGDGSLLAALLTASPGARGILFELPREKTEVVPALAALIAAGRARVERGSFFDGVPPGGDVHVLKRVLHDWDDERASQILGRCRDALAPGGRVVVVDMVLDDDRRVPVGRSLDVLMMILMAGRERTAADFSALGTAAGFLPAHVTATGTPLSVVELSLPAPERPEPHAGR, from the coding sequence GTGAGCGGCGACGGGGTACGGCGTCGGCTGATCGGACAGATCACCGCCTATCGCACCAGCAAGTGCCTGTACGCGGCGGTCGAGTTGGGCATCCCGGACCTGCTGGCACGGCGCCCGATGACCGCCGCTGAACTGGCCGCCGAGACCCGGACCGAAGTCGACCCGTTGCGCAGGGTCCTCGATCACCTGGTGGTGGCCGAGGCCCTGGGGCTCGACGCGTCCGGCGCATACGTCGGCACCGAGGCGTCCCGGCTGCTGTGCCGGGACGCGCCGGACGGGATCGCCAACTGGGTGCGCTGCGAGCTGCAGGAGGGCTACTGGCACAGCTGGGACCGGCTCGTGGAGCAACTGCGCACCGGCACCCCGGCGTTCGAGCTGACCCATCAGGAGCGCTTCTTCGAGTGGCTCGCCCGGTCACCGGAGATCAGCGACCTGTTCGACGCGACCATGCGGGACGGTTCGCGCGACCTGGACGGCGGACTGGCGGCGGCCATCCCGCTGCGGCCGGGCCAGACCGTCGTCGATGTCGGCGGCGGTGACGGCTCGCTGCTGGCGGCGCTGCTGACGGCCAGCCCGGGGGCGCGCGGCATCCTGTTCGAACTGCCGCGGGAGAAGACCGAGGTGGTCCCCGCGCTGGCCGCGCTGATCGCCGCGGGACGCGCCCGGGTGGAGCGCGGTTCGTTCTTCGACGGGGTGCCCCCCGGTGGGGACGTCCACGTTCTCAAGCGTGTCCTGCACGACTGGGACGACGAGCGGGCCTCGCAGATCCTGGGCCGCTGCCGGGACGCGCTGGCGCCCGGCGGACGCGTCGTGGTCGTCGACATGGTGCTCGACGACGACCGCCGCGTCCCCGTCGGGCGGTCCCTGGACGTCCTGATGATGATCCTGATGGCGGGCCGGGAACGCACCGCGGCGGACTTCTCCGCCCTCGGCACCGCCGCGGGGTTCCTCCCGGCCCACGTCACCGCCACCGGTACCCCTCTGTCGGTGGTGGAGCTGTCCCTTCCCGCACCGGAGAGGCCCGAACCCCATGCAGGCCGCTGA
- a CDS encoding ATP-grasp domain-containing protein has protein sequence MTRRPTEPVLTWICHPDDLTPDYAAAIEADMTKEYTAAAERNGFTFRFLPANELVPVVADRPRLLHRGEDLLARRHCYLVDDVSADPQAAHFLRALYRTVDASDSVLLNRALRGPECLERDKLAMMLRAASLDVPTPRTVAVPFGRYARQALPVVREVVGDGPYVVKPREMGMGAAVLRVDTPEQLSAALDVVAQTGQNYLVQECLPITGDLRVMLVGGEVLVSLLRRPAAGRYRANLRQGGVAELDPDIAGVREMCLRIAGSLDAGYLHVDWLMTENGPVLGEWGTALAGFSLMPEPARTKVADAFFQWAHRMLTGVGER, from the coding sequence ATGACCCGACGGCCCACCGAACCCGTACTGACCTGGATCTGCCACCCCGACGACCTGACGCCCGACTACGCCGCCGCCATCGAGGCGGACATGACCAAGGAGTACACCGCCGCCGCCGAACGCAACGGATTCACCTTCCGGTTCCTGCCGGCCAACGAACTCGTCCCCGTCGTGGCCGACCGGCCGCGGCTGCTGCACCGCGGCGAGGACCTGCTGGCGCGCCGGCACTGCTACCTCGTCGACGACGTCAGTGCCGACCCGCAGGCCGCCCACTTCCTGCGGGCTCTCTATCGCACGGTGGATGCCAGCGATTCGGTCCTGCTGAACAGGGCGTTGCGGGGCCCCGAGTGCCTGGAGCGCGACAAACTGGCGATGATGCTGCGGGCGGCGAGCCTGGACGTGCCGACCCCGCGGACGGTGGCCGTGCCGTTCGGCCGCTACGCCCGCCAGGCACTGCCTGTGGTGCGCGAGGTCGTCGGCGACGGCCCGTACGTGGTCAAGCCCCGGGAGATGGGGATGGGCGCGGCGGTACTGCGCGTGGACACCCCCGAGCAGTTGTCGGCGGCGTTGGACGTGGTCGCCCAGACCGGCCAGAACTACCTGGTCCAGGAGTGCCTGCCGATCACCGGCGACCTGCGGGTGATGCTGGTCGGCGGTGAGGTGCTGGTCTCGCTGCTGCGCCGTCCGGCCGCGGGCCGGTACCGGGCCAACCTGCGGCAGGGCGGTGTCGCCGAACTGGACCCGGACATCGCCGGCGTACGGGAGATGTGCCTGCGTATCGCCGGGAGCCTGGACGCCGGCTATCTGCACGTGGACTGGCTGATGACCGAGAACGGCCCGGTGCTGGGCGAGTGGGGCACCGCGCTGGCCGGCTTCTCGCTGATGCCGGAACCGGCGCGGACCAAGGTGGCCGACGCCTTCTTCCAGTGGGCCCACCGCATGCTGACCGGGGTGGGGGAGCGGTGA